The candidate division KSB1 bacterium genome segment GAATACGCGCGCAAGCACGGCTATAAGAGCGTGACCGTGGTGGAAAAACCCAATGTGGTTCGCGAGACCTCCGGGCTGATGATCCGCGAAGCGCGCAACGTGGCCCAAGAGTATCCGGATATTCAGCTGTGGGAAGCCAATATCGACGCGATGTGCATGTGGCTGCTGAAGAACCCGCTTGACTACGGAGTACTGGTCACTTCCAACATGTTCGGCGATATCATTTCCGACCTCTGCGCCCAGCTTGTGGGGGGCATGGGCTTTGCGAGTAGCGGCAACATCGGCGACAACTATGCCATCTTTGAACCGACCCACGGTTCTGCCCCTAAGTACGCCGGGCAGTACAAGGTGAATCCCATGGCGATGCTTTTGGCCGTAAAGCTCATGTTCGACTGGTTAGATGAGACGGAGATGGCGCAGCGCCTGGAAGGGGCTATCGCTCAAGTGATCAAAGAGGGGAAGGTGCGCACGTATGACATGGGCGGCAACGCGAGCACGTTGGATATGGCGCGCGCCGTAGCTAGCAAGTTATGAGCCTAGGGGACCATTTCCAAAAACGGACAGTGTCGAGCATCGACGAGGGACAGAGTGAAGACAATTAACTTGGCATTGGGTGTTCACAGCCATCAGCCTGTGGGCAACTTCGACTTTGTGTTCCAGGAGGGATTCGACAAAGCCTATCGACCTTTCTTGGAAACATTAGCTCGGCACCCGCGCGTCAAAGTTGCGCTCCACTACACCGGCATCCTTTTGGAGTGGATCGCCACACGCTACCCCGACTTTGTGGCCCTCCTTCGCGAGCTGGTGGCGCGGGGACAGGTGGAGATGATGACCGGCGGCTATTACGAGCCGATAATGATTGCTATTCTCGATGAGGATAAAATTGGGCAGGTGCAAAAGCTGACCAAGTACGTGAGCGAGCTCACCGGGTATAAACCCACAGGTATGTGGCTGGCCGAACGCATCTGGGAACCTCATCTGCCCACACCCCTGCGCCGGGCGGGGATCAGGTACACGGTCGTGGACGATGCGCACTTTAAGTACGCAGGACTGCGCGAGGAGGAGTTGCTGGGCTATCACCTTACGGAAAACGAGGGCGACGAGCTTGCCATCTTCCCCATTAGCGAACGCCTGCGGTACACCATTCCCTTCCAGGAGCCGGAGGTGACGATTGAGTACCTCCGATCTTTGGCCACGGAAGATGGCAGTCGGCTTGTGGTCTTCGCCGATGATGGGGAGAAATTTGGCATCTGGCCTGGAACCCACACTCACTGTTACCAAAACGGCTGGCTGGAGCGCTTTTTCGCCGCCCTGGAGGAGAATGCCGAGTGGATTACAATCCTCCATTTCTCCGAGGCGCTTGAGCGACTTCGTCCGGCTGGTCGTGTCTACTTGCCCACTGCCTCGTACCGGGAGATGATGGAATGGGCCTTGCCAGCCCGCGCGATTCATGAATACGAAGAGTTTGAACAGGCCCTGAAGCAGGCCGGGCTTTTGGAGCGGTACAAGATTTTCGTGCGCGGTGGCTTTTGGCGCAATTTTCTGGCAAAGTATCCCGAGGCCAACCACATGCACAAGCGCATGCTCCGGGTCAGTCGTCGGGTGAAGCGGCTGGCGGAGCGCCACCGCGGGCGAGCGGTCACCGAGGCGCGCGACCACCTGTGGGCGGCGCAGTGCAATTGCCCTTACTGGCATGGGGTGTTCGGAGGGCTGTACTTGAACAACCTGCGAGCGGCCATCTACCGGGAGCTCATAACTGCAGAGAGGCTCCTTGACCTGGTGGAACGCGGAAAGGGCGCCACATGGCTTGATGTGCAGGTCACTGACTTTGACGCAGACGGAGCCAACGAGG includes the following:
- a CDS encoding DUF1926 domain-containing protein, with the translated sequence MKTINLALGVHSHQPVGNFDFVFQEGFDKAYRPFLETLARHPRVKVALHYTGILLEWIATRYPDFVALLRELVARGQVEMMTGGYYEPIMIAILDEDKIGQVQKLTKYVSELTGYKPTGMWLAERIWEPHLPTPLRRAGIRYTVVDDAHFKYAGLREEELLGYHLTENEGDELAIFPISERLRYTIPFQEPEVTIEYLRSLATEDGSRLVVFADDGEKFGIWPGTHTHCYQNGWLERFFAALEENAEWITILHFSEALERLRPAGRVYLPTASYREMMEWALPARAIHEYEEFEQALKQAGLLERYKIFVRGGFWRNFLAKYPEANHMHKRMLRVSRRVKRLAERHRGRAVTEARDHLWAAQCNCPYWHGVFGGLYLNNLRAAIYRELITAERLLDLVERGKGATWLDVQVTDFDADGANEVIIETDRLNLYLAPEHGGVLTELDFKPKAINLLDTLARREEGYHRRLAALAASSPQPAESGGVASIHDLVLVKEQGLERRLHYDRYEHKALVDHFLAENTTLEELASAQYAECGDFVRAPYEFALGRRRGAVEVLLRRTGTVEVQGQPRAIELSKKIVVRQGSDKLLAVYELRNRESRALRLRFAPEFNLALQAGHAPDRYFLFDGVKPAESHLASVGEVEQVQEVAAVDEWQGLRVRLTLDNPSTVWRFPVETISQSEGGFERVYQSSAVLPVWEIVLGAGKSWRTQVEIACEELRR